One genomic window of Leptospira paudalimensis includes the following:
- a CDS encoding DUF4349 domain-containing protein translates to MKPNSISILYSSFLLTLLLLHIQCSSASRSEREYASRSTGDEYEESKASPGVSSSPKPEGKPQENKSQKRMMIYTVVVNLQSKEIEPKVLEIIKLAESFGGYALQYSSQGTIQLKIPQENLKNFLSSLKKESHNYSEDVSAKDVTEDYLDTEIRLENAQKMRTRLLEILKTAKTLEETLKVEAELNKVSESIERWEGKLKYLSQAVQLSTVTVHVRQKWEPVVQKEYQPGPIGYPFYWLYLGLGKVKDGFIWLFIQEIPKEK, encoded by the coding sequence ATGAAACCAAACTCGATTTCAATTTTATATTCTTCCTTCCTTCTCACCTTACTTCTCTTACACATCCAATGTTCTAGTGCGAGTCGCAGCGAACGAGAATATGCCTCGCGGAGTACGGGAGATGAATACGAGGAATCCAAAGCTTCACCAGGTGTTTCTTCCTCTCCAAAACCTGAAGGCAAACCACAAGAAAACAAATCCCAAAAAAGGATGATGATCTATACTGTTGTTGTGAATTTACAATCAAAGGAAATTGAACCAAAAGTATTAGAAATCATCAAATTGGCAGAATCGTTTGGAGGATATGCACTCCAATACAGTTCCCAAGGAACCATCCAGTTAAAAATCCCGCAGGAAAATCTAAAAAACTTTCTCAGCAGTTTAAAAAAGGAATCACATAATTATTCTGAAGATGTTTCTGCCAAAGATGTTACAGAAGATTATTTGGATACAGAGATACGTTTAGAAAATGCACAGAAGATGCGGACTCGGTTATTAGAAATTTTAAAGACTGCAAAAACTTTGGAAGAAACTTTAAAAGTTGAAGCAGAACTGAATAAAGTATCTGAATCCATAGAACGATGGGAAGGAAAACTAAAGTATTTATCCCAAGCAGTCCAACTCTCGACTGTTACCGTTCATGTAAGGCAAAAATGGGAACCAGTTGTTCAAAAAGAATACCAACCCGGACCAATTGGATATCCTTTCTATTGGTTATATTTGGGACTTGGCAAAGTAAAAGATGGATTCATCTGGTTATTCATCCAAGAAATTCCAAAAGAAAAATAA
- a CDS encoding N-acyl-D-amino-acid deacylase family protein produces the protein MAETLIKQARIFDGSTNPSFIGDVRIKDGIVETISKTELSAKPGETVIDAKGQWLTPGFIDFHTHYDAEIEMAPDLSESVRHGITTISLGSCSLSLAVGDPTDLADMFSRVEAIPRKNVLSILESKKNWNSAIEYKKHLNDLPLGPNVTSFAGHSAIRAHVMGLERSLTKGEKPTKQELDKMNQHLEEALDAGFMGLSINTLVWDKMDGSRFRSRPLPSTFANWSEYEFLNKTLRKRGKIFQGVPNVSTKINVLMFLKEAFGIFRKPLKTTIISLMDVKFDPGLYKLLGVIGRITNKLFRSDFRFQALPEPFDLYADGMDVVVFEEFAAGAKANHIEDELERKTLMKDPNYRSWFKRQWTNWFLPRVFHRNFRETKIVDAPDKSLIGKSIDDVAKERGVHSVTAFLDLVAEHGNKVRWYTVMANHRKEPLQKIVSYPDILIGFSDAGAHLRGMAHYNFPLRMLKLVRDAELENKPFMSIERAVHRLTGEIGDWFGIDAGYIKEGKRADLVLIDPNKLDDSLAKDVEAPMPFMEDFKRWVRRNDETIKKVFINGKLAVDGGKPVAGLGKERGYGRFLESQIGV, from the coding sequence ATGGCAGAAACTCTTATCAAACAAGCACGTATTTTTGATGGAAGCACAAACCCATCGTTTATTGGAGATGTGCGGATCAAAGACGGAATTGTGGAGACGATTTCTAAAACTGAATTGAGTGCAAAACCAGGAGAGACAGTCATTGATGCAAAAGGCCAATGGCTCACTCCAGGTTTTATCGATTTTCATACTCATTATGATGCTGAAATTGAAATGGCTCCAGATCTTTCTGAATCAGTAAGACATGGAATTACAACAATTTCTCTTGGAAGTTGTTCTTTGAGTTTGGCAGTGGGAGATCCAACAGACCTTGCTGATATGTTTAGCCGTGTCGAAGCAATCCCTAGAAAAAATGTATTATCGATATTAGAGAGTAAAAAAAATTGGAACTCTGCCATTGAATACAAAAAACATTTAAACGATCTTCCATTAGGTCCCAATGTAACTTCCTTTGCAGGTCACTCAGCAATCCGTGCTCATGTCATGGGATTGGAGAGATCATTAACAAAAGGAGAAAAACCAACCAAACAAGAGTTAGATAAAATGAACCAACACCTAGAAGAAGCATTGGATGCTGGTTTTATGGGTTTATCGATTAATACACTTGTTTGGGATAAAATGGATGGTTCCCGGTTTCGTTCACGACCACTACCTTCAACGTTTGCCAACTGGAGTGAGTATGAGTTTTTAAACAAAACTCTTAGGAAACGAGGAAAAATTTTCCAAGGTGTTCCAAACGTTTCCACTAAAATCAACGTTTTGATGTTTTTAAAAGAGGCATTCGGTATTTTTAGAAAACCATTAAAAACAACCATCATCTCTCTAATGGATGTAAAATTTGATCCAGGTTTGTATAAATTATTAGGTGTGATTGGAAGGATTACAAATAAACTTTTCCGATCTGACTTTCGATTCCAAGCTCTCCCTGAACCATTTGATCTGTATGCCGATGGGATGGATGTGGTTGTGTTTGAAGAGTTTGCTGCTGGTGCAAAAGCAAACCACATTGAAGATGAATTGGAACGAAAAACATTAATGAAGGATCCAAACTATCGATCTTGGTTTAAAAGACAATGGACAAATTGGTTTTTACCTCGAGTGTTTCATAGAAACTTTCGAGAAACAAAAATTGTTGATGCACCAGACAAATCACTCATTGGTAAATCAATCGATGATGTAGCGAAAGAAAGAGGTGTCCATTCCGTAACCGCATTTTTGGATTTAGTGGCTGAGCATGGAAACAAAGTTAGGTGGTATACCGTAATGGCTAACCATAGAAAGGAACCACTCCAAAAAATAGTTTCCTATCCAGATATTCTCATCGGATTTTCAGATGCTGGTGCTCACCTTCGGGGAATGGCACATTATAACTTTCCTCTTCGTATGTTAAAACTAGTTAGAGATGCTGAATTGGAAAACAAACCATTTATGAGTATAGAAAGAGCTGTTCACAGACTTACTGGTGAAATTGGTGATTGGTTTGGAATTGATGCAGGTTATATCAAAGAAGGAAAACGTGCTGACCTCGTCCTCATTGATCCAAACAAATTGGACGACTCTTTAGCGAAAGACGTCGAAGCTCCGATGCCGTTTATGGAGGATTTTAAACGATGGGTTCGTCGTAATGATGAAACCATCAAAAAAGTATTCATCAATGGAAAACTGGCAGTGGATGGTGGCAAACCCGTCGCAGGACTAGGAAAAGAACGAGGGTATGGTCGCTTTTTAGAATCACAAATCGGCGTTTAA
- a CDS encoding TPM domain-containing protein, translating to MKRLFFAITLVSIFSCKMPFGSYPELTGPVVDPSGYLPIDTKSKLETILLEEEKITSNQVVIYITESLRESTIEREAVAVFEQWKLGQKDKDNGILLLLAPNDKKVRIEVGYGLESILTDLIAKRIIDEIIIPNMKAGNPSMAMISGVTAILEQLRTQSPKLTNENCAKPFSDTNSELHSDTIPYLIKETKSIRSIDFKFCVLPLESQFALEGAANHLLLQQQKSSQNVSSVIFVTSPKNEYKGTIVTSPDFYWSLSQNKIRSIFRNRYQESRTGDFTNYTYRAYLDMLDHIRHNNKIEIEKGTGIYDPYDSLERFSYDRAGETIRKLETEYKIGIQILFLDTKSDLTEEGKKYHQLAFGKSPGITLLFSLNQKKFLVYTDQNSMVESTNGSTSYLIETSKLEQTITNAITSELKVADIDWICIRSAEGIDTYLNSLRYQKDFNYENSSQSTSSNSITNINIKEPHFVFQLFFMLMFFFLWIGLASGEGIIFFYGLFYVIGVIIRTKMYLLPDSPNIYVMFSMLVSAILTTIFSFIFRKLGWSTTVSSHTRDFFTSSGSSSSSGSGSSYRSSGSSYSGGGGRSGGGGASGSWS from the coding sequence ATGAAAAGACTATTCTTTGCCATAACGTTAGTTAGTATTTTTTCATGTAAAATGCCCTTTGGCTCCTATCCGGAACTCACAGGACCTGTTGTTGATCCAAGTGGATATTTGCCAATAGATACCAAATCAAAACTAGAAACCATTTTACTGGAAGAGGAAAAAATCACTTCCAATCAAGTTGTGATTTATATTACAGAAAGTTTAAGAGAAAGTACGATTGAAAGAGAAGCAGTTGCTGTTTTTGAACAATGGAAACTCGGACAAAAAGATAAAGACAATGGAATTTTATTGTTACTTGCTCCAAACGATAAGAAAGTAAGGATTGAAGTTGGTTATGGACTGGAATCAATCCTTACTGATTTAATTGCAAAACGTATCATTGATGAAATCATCATCCCCAATATGAAAGCTGGAAATCCTTCTATGGCGATGATCTCTGGAGTCACTGCCATATTAGAACAACTCCGGACTCAGTCACCGAAGTTAACGAATGAAAATTGCGCAAAACCATTTAGTGATACCAATTCAGAATTACACTCCGATACAATTCCATACCTCATAAAGGAAACAAAATCGATTCGATCGATTGATTTTAAATTCTGTGTGCTTCCATTAGAATCCCAATTTGCTTTAGAAGGTGCAGCCAATCACCTACTCTTACAACAACAGAAATCTTCGCAAAATGTAAGTTCAGTGATTTTTGTCACTTCACCTAAAAATGAGTACAAAGGCACAATCGTGACAAGCCCAGATTTTTACTGGTCTCTCAGCCAAAACAAAATCAGGAGTATCTTCCGTAATCGATACCAGGAAAGTCGAACAGGAGATTTTACAAATTATACATACCGCGCATATTTAGATATGTTAGATCATATCCGTCATAATAACAAAATCGAAATCGAAAAAGGCACAGGTATATACGATCCTTATGATTCCTTAGAACGATTCTCTTATGACAGGGCAGGTGAAACCATTCGAAAGTTAGAAACAGAATACAAGATTGGAATTCAAATTCTTTTCTTAGATACAAAAAGTGATTTAACGGAAGAAGGAAAAAAATACCACCAATTGGCTTTTGGAAAGTCACCTGGGATTACCTTACTCTTTTCCTTAAATCAAAAAAAATTCTTGGTTTATACCGATCAAAACTCGATGGTTGAGTCAACAAATGGATCCACTAGTTACCTCATTGAAACTTCAAAACTGGAGCAAACGATCACAAATGCGATCACATCTGAATTAAAAGTTGCAGACATTGATTGGATCTGCATTCGAAGTGCGGAAGGAATTGACACTTACCTCAATTCACTTCGTTACCAAAAAGATTTTAATTACGAAAATTCATCTCAATCGACATCGTCTAACTCAATTACAAACATCAACATAAAGGAACCACATTTTGTGTTTCAATTATTCTTTATGCTGATGTTTTTTTTCCTATGGATTGGGTTGGCTTCGGGTGAGGGAATTATCTTCTTTTATGGACTCTTTTATGTGATCGGTGTCATCATTCGAACGAAGATGTATCTTTTACCTGATTCACCTAACATATATGTAATGTTTTCAATGTTGGTTTCAGCCATTTTAACCACGATCTTCAGTTTTATCTTTCGGAAACTCGGTTGGTCAACCACAGTCAGTTCCCACACTCGAGACTTTTTTACAAGTTCCGGTTCTAGCTCAAGTTCTGGATCAGGATCCAGTTATCGTTCCTCTGGTAGCTCCTACTCGGGCGGAGGAGGAAGGTCAGGTGGTGGTGGTGCAAGCGGAAGTTGGTCATAA